Sequence from the Aquimarina sp. Aq107 genome:
AAGATGATCGCTCTCTATCTCCTTAATTATCTTTTTATTTTCTTTGAGTTTTACAAATTGTTTATAATAATTTTGGCTACTTATAGGCAGAATATGCCCGATAAGTAGCCAAAAAAAGATTTTATATTTCTTAATCTTAATCTTCAATATTTAATTAATCGCAAACAATATTTGGATCATTAATTGAATATGTTCTATAATCAATTTTAAGAAGTGCAGATTTTTCTACCGGATCTTCTGCTTCAATAGGATCCGTAGCTCTATGATTCAAATCCTGATATGGGGCATCTTCCCAATTATGAATCACCAGATCTCTATAACTCCAGATTTCTCCATTAGGATTTAATGAACAGGAAGTTACGTTAACCTGGCCGTATTCAGTCGCGTGTCTCGCTCTAATTTCGGCTTTCTGAGATTCTGTAGTTCCAACTGAATAAATAACCACAACTTCTATATCTTCGATGGTATACTGAACAGGAGTTCCATCTACAAAAGTTAAATCATCGAATTTAGCATTTCCTTCAATTTCTGTAAGTTCCTCATTTTGCTCACAAGCAAAGAAGAACAAACAACTCAGTGCCCCTAAAATAATGTTTTTCCTCATTTTTTTTACGTTTTTTATTTTCCTATTCTTCATAAAAACTTAAAATGTTACCCACGTAAAAGTATAAAATTTTATTTTTGCTTTTTAACATTTATATATGGATGGTAATTTTTTTTTAAAAGAGCTCGTAAAAGAAGATTCAAAAATAATTTCTCAAATATATAATAAAAACTTCCCTTCAATTAAAAAATTTATCCTTCTAAATAGCGGAAATACCGAGGATGCAGAAGATATATTTCAAAAATCCTTGATTCAGATAATAATTCGATACAAAAGAGAAAAATTTAGTATTTCGGGAGATTTTGATGCCTATTTAATGGCGATTTGTAAAAACTTATGGCGAAGAGAATTAAATCTTCATAAAAAAAGGGTAACAAATGTAGAAAAAGTTGAAGTACATGATGAATATATAGATAGTGCATTTGCCCTTCTAGAGCAAAAGAAACAGGAACTGTTTATTGAAAAATTTGCAGAAATTACTGGGAATTGTAAAGAGATTTTAACACTCTTCTTTGCAAAAACTCCATACGAAGAAATTGTTGCCAACACAGAATATTCCTCTGAATTGGTTGTTCGACAACGCGTGTTTAAATGCAAAAAACGTTTGGCAGAATTAATTAAAAAAGATAGTAGATATAATTCATTAAAAGAATTATGAGTTTAGAAGAAGACATATTAATTGAACGTTTTTTAAGAAATCAACTTTCTGAAAAGGAACAGAATGATTTTTTGGATACCATTGCCAATAATCAAAACTTTAGAGAAAAATTTCTTTTAGAGAAACAACTTTTTGAGACTCTAAATGAAGAAGAATGGAGTTATGCTGCAAAAATAGATGTAACAGAAATAGAAGAATATACTGCATTATATCGAAATAATGCCGATAGATTAAAACAAGTAATACATAAGGCCACAACTAGCAATAAACGGAAGAATAAAATAAGAAGATTAACCTATTTTTCTGCTGTTGCGGCTGTCGCACTATTTGCATTACTTATTAATTTTTACCCTCAAAAAAATCAAAAGACTATTAATGAAATTTATGCTAATTACAGCACCAATGAATTACCTTCTTTAGTTACTAGAAACCCTAATGAGGTAGATCCTGATTTAGCTTTTGCGGAAAGTAATTTTAAAAACAAAAACTATCAAGAAGCATTAATATATATTGATAAATTACTAGAAAAAGATAAAGATAATAGCACGTTATACATATATAAGGCTATATCTCATATGGAATTAGGTGAATATTCGCAGGCAGAAAAAAACTTAAATAGTTTTATTCATAGTGATCTTATTGACTCCGAAAAAGGATACTGGTACAAATCACTCCTATACTTAAAAACAAAAGATGTAAATAAATGTAAACAAATACTCCAAATTATTATTAAAAACTCTTATTCTAAGAATAAAGAAGCTAAGCAATTACTTGAAAAAATAGCTAATTATAAAACTTAATTATTCATACAGGGAAATACCACATTATTTAAATAAAATAAATTTTATCTAGTGCTTATTTTTTCAAAATCGCTTTTAAAATGTAGGTAATGAGGCTTGCAATACCTTAGACTCATAATGAGTAATTTTATTTTGATCAGAAAACTCAAATTTCATAATCATAACGGATTTTTCGGCTTGCATAATATATGACGTTTCTCCATCCTTTTTTGAAATCACTCTACAGTCTTCTATCATGCCTAATGTCTTATTATGGCTTTCTAAAAATTGATCAATATCATCAATAGTTTTTGTCTGCTGATACTTTTCATCTAACAAATCAAAAATCGTTGTGGGAGATAGATAATTATATCCTTTGGTAAAATCAATGATAACGGCGTCGTAATCATCTATATTCTGAGCAGAAATTGTGTGAATGAAAAGTACTGTAAATAAAAAGCAACATAGTTTCATAAATGGTATCTTTAATTCATTCGATATAAATGTAAGAAAAAACCTCCATTTATAAAATTATTTAACAGATTAAATGCGATTTTAGCAGTTAATGAGTATTTAAAAAACGAGGTTACCTAAATTAAGACAACCTCGTTTATAATTAATTTACAAAAAACAATTTCCCATAAAACAAGGAACCGGACATCTAGGAGCATTAGGCTCGCTATTGCCACCTGGACAATAATAACCTCCACTTTGTCCATTGATTTGTTTTAATTCCTCTCTACTTAAAGTTTTTCCGATGCTTAAAATTGATTTTTTCATATGTGAAAATAATTAATGATTTATATGCCTTGAACATTTATCGACACTCAAGGTTTGTGTCGTTTAAAAAAGCTATCTCTTATATTCTTTTATATATCACTTGTGTTTTTTACTACTTCACTAATTAGAAAATCATCTCTAATCAGTTAATGACTTAAATCCAAAAAGTGTTACTACAGCAAAGTTACTTTTCGTTAAGAGTTGTTATTAAATCGATAAACAACAAAGAAAATCTCATTTTATTTAAAAATTAACGGGGAAATTATTCCTAAAAATACTGATTATTGAAAGTTTAAAAACACAACAGCGACTACATAGGATAAAGTCTTAGTATGAAAAATGATTTGTTTCATTTCCATTGGTCGACAGAAAATTAGATTTGGTCTACAGAAACTTTACTCCTACCCAATCTTAAAGAAATATTGAAAAGACCTGTAGTATTTTTACATCAGAGAAAATAACAAATTAGTGTTGTTTATATGAAACATAAAATAAGTAACCGAGAGTTGCCTCTAGAAAGAAACATATAATACGTACATAAATAATATTGATCCCCAAGATCCCACGTCGTCATATTACCCAAAAGCTATGCAACAATGCATAGCTTTTTTTATTATTTATCCATAGTAATCGTGGATTAATATCATTTATTTTAAGACTAGAAATAGGTTTAAAAAATAAAAGGTTCATCTTTTTTAAAAAATTCATTCTTTCTCATTCATACAAAACCAACCTTTTCTTTAAATTTGCTCCTTTAATGCGAAAGGGATAGCAGCGACATCCTTTTGTTTTTTTATCTTAAGCTTGGTAAAGGAAAAAACAAAAGATATAGCGGATAGTCCGACCACGAGGAAGCGAGTGGAATCGCCCAAAACAAAAACCATGTTACTTGCACAACAAATCATAGCACATAAAGAAGAATATATTGCTGCATTAGCCAAAAGAAATTTTGATGCTGCTCCAATTCTAGAAAAAGTAATCAATTTAGATGAAGAAAGACGTGCTACACAGTCCAAGTTGGATAATATCAAAGCAGACTCTAACAAATTGAATAAAGAAATTGGAGTTTTGTTTAAAAATGGAGAACAACAAAAAGCTAACATATTAAAACAAAAAGCTTCTCAAATCAAGGAAAGCATGAATACTTTAGAAGATAGACTTCCAAAAGTAAAAGCTGAACTTATTGAGTTATTATATACAATTCCTAACATTCCACATTCTTCTGTTCCTGATGGACAAACTGATGAGGATAATGAAGAAGTCTTTAGAGAAGGTGATATCCCAACCTTAGAAGAAGGAGCTTTACCGCATTGGGAACTGGCAAAAAAATATGACATCATAGATTTTGAACTAGGAGTAAAAATTACAGGTGCCGGATTTCCAGTTTATAAAGGAAAAGGAGCAAGATTACAACGTGCATTAATTAGTTATTTTCTAGACAAAAATACAGATGCGGGATATAAAGAATATCAAGTTCCTCATTTAGTCAATGAAGCTTCTGGTTATGGTACTGGTCAATTACCGGATAAAGAAGGTCAGATGTATCACGTTACAGCAGATGATTTATATCTAATACCTACTGCAGAAGTTCCCGTAACCAATATGTTTAGAGATGATTTAGTAAATGAGAATGACCTGCCTATTTGTTGTACTGGATATACTCCTTGTTTTAGAAGAGAAGCAGGTTCATATGGCGCTCACGTTCGTGGATTAAATCGCTTACATCAATTTGACAAAGTAGAAATTGTACGTATCGAAAAACCAGAAAACTCTTATCAGGCACTAGATGGAATGGTAGACCATGTAAAGGAAATTCTTAATGAATTAAAATTGCCATACCGTATATTAAGATTATGCGGAGGAGATATTGGGTTTACAGCTGCTCTAACCTATGATTTCGAAGTGTTTTCTACCGCTCAAGATCGTTGGTTAGAAATAAGTTCTGTTTCTAATTTTGAATCTTATCAAGCCAATCGCTTAAAACTAAGGTATAAAGATGGTAATGGCAAAAATCAATTAGCTCATACATTAAACGGAAGCTCTCTAGCATTACCAAGAGTATTAGCTGGTATTTTAGAAAACTATCAAACACCAAAAGGAATTAAAATACCAGATGTTTTAGTGCCTTATTGTGGGTTTGAATATATCGACTAATTCTTTTAGAGCTAGATAATCAGCTAGTTTAACAATACTTATAACATAATATCAAAGCGCATTTTGCTATATTTACAAAAAAACTTGCAGCATGCGCTTTATTTATCTTTGTATCATTTTTCTTTTTGCTATTCCTATGTTTGGTCAATCCGAACAGCTAGCAAAAAACTATGTGCAACAAGGTGAATATGAAAAAGCACTTTCTGTGTATAAAAAATTACATACCAGAAACCCTAATCGTATTACCTACCTCCTAGGTCTGGTAGAATCTCATCAACAATTAGAACAGTTTGAAAAAGCAGAAAAAATTCTGCAGAAACAAATTGAGAATAAACCAAAGAACGCACAACTACTTGTTGAATTGGGTCACCATTACGAAGTTCAAGGGAATTCTGAAAAAGCCACTACTTATTATAATAAAGCTTTAAAAGTTTTTAATAGTAATAATGTAAATGCGGCGTATTCACTAGCGCAAACTTTTGAAAAATACAATCTTTTAGATCAAGCAGCCTTAATTTATGAAAAAGGAATGGCATCTAACCCAGGAGCTAATTTTAATGTACAACTTGCTAAAATTTACGGAGAACAAGGTAAACTAGAAAAAATGTTCGACAGTTATCTTTCATTACTACAATTACAACCAAATTATAAAAACATTGTTCAACGTAATTTTAATCAATATATCACAGATGACCCATTAAATAATGCCAATGTTATTTTCAGAAAATTATTAATCAAAAAATTACAACAAAATCCTGATATTATATATAATGAGATGTTAAGTTGGCTTTTTGTTCAACAAAAGGACTTTAAAAAAGCGTTTGTACAAGAAAAAGCAATCTATAAAAGAAAAGATCAAGGGTTACAAGGTATCATTGGGCTTGCCCGAATTGCTATAGGCGCTAAAGATATAAAATCCGCTACCCAGATTTTAGATTACATACTAAACGCACCTGCTGGGAATGATATGAAATTGACAGCTCATAAAATCATTTTAAAAGCAAAAACCGATCTTGCTGATAAAAAGGATTACAAAGAAATCAAACAACAGTACGAAGAAGTATTCGAAACCTATGGAAAAGGCTCGCAAACCATCGGTTTACAAATAGATTACGCTCATTTTTTAGCATTCAATCAGGATAATAAAAAAGAAGCAATTGAATTCTTAAAACGTCTATTAAATCAAGAAAGACTTTCGAGATTTCAATCTTCTAGAGCTAAAATGAAAATTGCAGATATTTTAGTTTTAGATCAAAAATTTAATCAAGCACTTATCTATTATACGCAAGTACAGAATGCATTAAAAAATAACTTTCTAGCCCAAGATGCACGTTTTAAAGTAGCTAAAACTAGTTATTATAAAGGGGATTTTGCTTGGGCGCAAACTCAGTTAGATGTACTAAAATCATCTACCTCTCAATTAATTGCTAATGATGCTATGGAATTAAGTCTTATTATAAGTGATAATTCTTTAGAAGATTCGACGCAAACAGCTTTAAAGATTTTTGCCAGAGCTGACTTGTTAGCTTTTCAAAATAAAAACCAAGAAGCAATCACTAAATACGAAGAAATTTTAGTGAATCACAAAGGAGAAAAAATTGAAGATGAAGCTTTTCTTAGACAAGCGAAATTATTTGAAAAAGAAAAAGAATTCGAAAAAGCAAAAGTAAACTATCTCAAAATCATCGAATTCTATCCTGATGACATATTGGTAGATGATGCCTATTACTGGTTAGCAGAATTATATGTAAACATTCTGGGTGAACCTGAAAAAGCAAAAGAATTATATGAGAAGTTAATCTTTAATCACGCGGACAGTATCTATTTTGTAGATGCTAGAAAAAAGTATCGAACACTGCGTGGTGATGCCATCAATTGATTCTTTTTTAAAATATATTTTCCTTCTATATATTATTCTATCCAAAACTCAAATAACAATGTGATCGTTATAACAGGTCTACGCTTCTTCGTAACTTTGTAAGTTAATTATAAAAGCATTGATTCCCTTAGATCAATAAAGACAATTACGAATATGTATATTTACAATGTTACTATTAATATAGAAGAGACTAAGCACCAAGAATGGTTATCCTGGATGAAAAATGAGCATATTCCTGATATGCTCGCAACAGGGAAGTTTAGTAAAGCCTTAATGAGTAAGGTGTTGGTGGAAGAGGAAATGGGAGGCTATACATATTCTGTACAATACACAACGGATAGTAAAAGTACCTTAGAACAATATTATAAAGTAGACGCAGAAAGATTAAGAGCTAAAACAAATCGATTTGCAGGACATTTTGTTGCGTTTAGAACAGAATTAGAAATTATTAGTGAACAATAATATGAAACAATATAGACCAACATTACTGTATGCTATTAAGATTTTTGGTCTTATAGTATGTGCTGGTTTTGGGGTTTTTATAATTAGTGTTTTTTTAAATATTGTTTCATTTTTTATAGCAAGCTCTATTTTCGAAAAAATTATAACTGTAGTTCTTATTGCTTTATTTATAATATCCGCATTTTTAATAATACGTTCTAACAATCCTGGTATTACTACCTATGAAGATTATATAAATATCGGCAACCAAGATATACCCTATAATTTAATCCAAAGTTTTTATCCAGCTAAGGGTGGTTCTGAACCTTATATTATTACTACAGACGGAGAAAAAATTGATCTTGAAATTTCTTGGCTTTCAAAAAAAGATAGAATAGAAATCGAAAAGACAATCCTAGAAAATATAAAACCTTTAACAAAACAAGTTTAGGATGTCCTCTAAATTTAAAAAAAATAAAAAGCAATCATCTAACGATAGAGTTCGAACAGAAAAAACTGCTGTGCGTGCTAAAAAACATTTGGGTCAGCATTTCCTAAAAGATGAAAATATTGCTAAAAAAATTGGAGACACATTAACACTAAACGGTTATACTAATGTAATTGAAATAGGCCCAGGAATGGGTGTACTTACTAAATATATACTACAAAAAGATGTAGATTTAATTGCTATGGATTTAGATACAGAATCTATAGATTACCTCAATACTAGTTTCCCTTTAGAACATCCAGAAATTAGAAATGGAAAAGGAGCTTTTAAAGTTATCGAAGCAGACTTTCTTAAATACGATTTAGATACATTATTTGACAATGATCCATTTGCTATTACTGGTAACTTTCCATATAACATTTCCTCTCAAATTGTTTTTAAGACATTAGAAAAACGAAAACGAATTCCTGAGTTTACCGGGATGTTTCAGAAAGAAGTAGCCCAACGTATTTGTGAAAAACCAGGAAGTAAAGCCTACGGTATTTTATCGGTATTAACCCAGGCATTTTATAATGCTGAGTATTTATTTACAGTTCCTCCTTCTGTTTTTAATCCTCCGCCCAAGGTGGATAGCGGAGTTTTACGATTGATTCGAAAATCAAATCACACACTTCCTTGTGATGAAAAACTTTTTTATAAAGTAGTCAAGACTTCTTTTGGGCAACGAAGAAAAACATTGAGAAACAGTCTTAAAACATTTCAATTACCTGATGAAATAAAAGAAATGGAAATACTAACTAAAAGACCAGAACAGTTAAGTGTTAATCAATTTATAGAACTCACTTTGTTGATTGAAAAATCAAGAATTTAATTCATTTAACGTCAATCTAAACTGCAATTCAATTCTTTGGTTATCTTTGTGAGCGTTTGTAAAGAAATCCCATAAACAAGTACACTATGTCATTCGAGATTTCAGATGAGCTTATCGATCAAGTAAAGCATCTTATTGAAGATGTAAGCGATACTCGTTTACAAGAAATGCTCGATGAAATCCACTTTGCCGATATTGCCGAAATAATCGGTGAGCTTAACTTATATCAAGCAACTTACTTAATTAAATTATTAGATAGTGAAAAATCTTCGGAGGCTCTAATGGAGTTAGAAGAAGATTTCCGAGAACGTATTCTTGAAAACCTATCTGTAAAAGAAATTGCAGAAGAGTTAGAAGAAATGGACACGGATGATGCTGCAGATATTATTGCAGAACTTCCTGAAGATCGTGCAGAAGAGGTAATCGCTGAGATTGAGGATGAAAAACACGCTGAAGATATAAAAGAACTGCTGCTGTATGAAGAAGATAAAGCAGGAGGATTAATGGCAAAAGAACTTGTAAAAGTAAAAGAAACTTGGACAGTTGCCGGGTGTGTTCGGGAAATGCGTCGTCAGGCAGAAAAAGTAACCAGAGTACATTCAATCTATGTAATAGATAAAGAAGGAAAATTAAAAGGAAGATTATCTCTTAAAGATTTACTTACTGCTCCTACAAAAGCATATATCAGAGATGTTTATATCCCTAAAGTAGACTATGTTAATATAGAAACTGAAGGTGAAGAGGTAGCAAGAATTATGCAAAAATATGATCTCGAGGCCATTCCTGTAGTTGATCATGAAACGGTTCTTGTTGGTCGTATCACAATTGATGACATGGTTGATTTTATTAAGGAAGAAGCAGAAAAAGATTACCAAATGGCAGCTGGTATATCTCAGGATGTAGAAGCCGATGATAATGTATGGGAACTTACTAGAGCACGTTTACCTTGGTTAATTCTAGGGTTATTTGGAGGTTTAGGAAGTGTTTTTATTATGCAAGATTTTGAAGATGTAATGACCAATCCTAGAATACGAGATCTATTCTTTTACACACCTCTTATTGCAGCGATGGCAGGTAATGTGGGAGTTCAATCTTCAGCCATTATTGTGCAAGGTTTGGCAAATGACAATGTAAAAGGCAGTCTTTGGAAACGATTATTAAAGGAAATTGGGCTTAGTCTAATAAATGGAGTTGCTCTAGCTCTTTTAGTGATACTATTTGGAATTGTTATGAGCTACGAAATTTCATTTAGTTTAACTATCGCTACAGCGCTTATGAGTGTAATCATAGTAGCCGCTTTGATAGGTACATTTGTTCCTATAATTCTTGACAAAAGAGGTATTGATCCAGCTATTGCAACTGGTCCATTTATTACTACTAGTAATGATATTTTTGGAATTTTCTTGTTTTTTTACATCGCAAAATTAATACTTGGGTTTTAAGTTTTAGAACTCCATTAATTATAATTAGCACTACTCTTATTATGAACTCTGACGTATTTCAATATACTATCACGGTACCAAAATCCGCAATTGATGATATGAATCATGTAAATAATGTTACCTACTTGCATTGGGTACAGGATATTGCAAAAAAAACATTGGGAAACAAAAACAACAGAAACGATTAGAGACACCTACGTATGGGTAGTTTTAAATCATTTCATAGAATATCACAGTCCAGCCGTTGAACATGATGAACTAACAATCCAAACATGGATTGATCATCATCATGGTGCAAAAAGTGAACGACACACTAAAATAATAAAAACTTCTACTCAAAAAGTAATAGTTACCGCCAAAACCATGTGGTGTTTACTCCATAAAGAAACGTTAAGACCTACCAGAATCAATAAAGAAATAAGTACCTTGTTTTGACATAATTAAGTTGAAAACATGGAAGCAATTAATATTAAAGATAAACTATCTCAATTTAACAAGCAATGGCATCCACATCGCATAGCAATGGTGGATAACAATCAAGTTTATCTTGCAAAGTTAAGCGGTGATTTTATTTGGCATAAGCATGACGACGAAGACGAACTTTTTCAGGTCGTAAAAGGTACACTTTTCATGAAGTTTAGAGATAAAACTGTTAAAGTTAATGCAGGGGAAATCATTGTTGTACCAAAAGGAGTGGAACATTGTCCTTCTACAGAAAATGATGAAGAAGTTCACGTTCTATTATTTGAAAAAGCAAGCACTAAACATACCGGAGAGGTAGAAAGCGAAAGAACTGTTTCGCAGTATATTGATATTTAAATTTCGATATTGTTTTAATAGATTTTTCCTCTAAAAAAATTTAATAAAATAGGTTTATGAATATAAATAGAAGGTCATTTATCCGAAATATTGGGTTAATAGCGAGTTATAGTCTTATACCATCCACACATTTATTTTCTAATACTCCAAATAAAAAACTAGGAGTATGTTTAGTAGCATTAGGCAACTATAGTACTTCAGTCCTAGCACCAGCATTACAATTAACAAAACATTGCCAATTGACTGGAATAGTTACTGGAACACCATCTAAAATACCTATCTGGCAAAAGAAATATAATATTCCAGATAAAAATGTTTATAACTATGAGAATATGGACCGTATTGCGGATAATCCAGATATAGATGTAATATATATTGTACTACCTACCGGTTTGCACGCAAAATATGCAATTAAAGCGGCTAATACAGGAAAACATGTATGGTGTGAAAAACCGATGGCAAAAACCGAAAAAGAATGTCAATCCATCATTAGTGCTTGTAAAAAAAATAAAGTTAAACTATCTATTGGATATCGAATGCAACACGAACCCAATACACAACAAGTTATAAAATGGGCTACTACCAAACCTTATGGAAATATTAAAGAAGTTTATGCTGAAATTGGTTATAATGTAAGAAATCCAGAAAGAAGCTGGAGACTAGATGCAGCTTTAGGAGGAGGAACTATGTATGACCTAGGTGTATATTCATTAAATGCGGCGAGGTATGCAACCGCAGAAGAACCAATATCTGTAGTAGCTGAACAAATGACTACAAGACCAGATATATTTACTGAAACCGATGAAACAACGCATTTTACATTAGAGTTCCCCTCAGGCGCAATAGCCCATGGAAAAACAAGTGTTGGACATGATATGCATCGGTTACGCGTAAACACTAATAATGGATGGTATCAACTACAACCATTTTCAATGTATGGTGGCGTACAAGGCGAAGCCAGTGACGGAACTTTATTAAATACATATATAGAAAACCAACAAGCCAAACAAATGGATGATGATGCTTTATCTATAATAAATAATACTGATGTCTTAGTTCCCGGTGAAGAAGGTATAAAAGACATTAGAATTGTAGAAGCAATTTATAAATCTGCTAAAGACAAAAAGAAAATTAAATTAGTTTAATAAGTACTAAAAAAGA
This genomic interval carries:
- a CDS encoding RNA polymerase sigma factor gives rise to the protein MDGNFFLKELVKEDSKIISQIYNKNFPSIKKFILLNSGNTEDAEDIFQKSLIQIIIRYKREKFSISGDFDAYLMAICKNLWRRELNLHKKRVTNVEKVEVHDEYIDSAFALLEQKKQELFIEKFAEITGNCKEILTLFFAKTPYEEIVANTEYSSELVVRQRVFKCKKRLAELIKKDSRYNSLKEL
- a CDS encoding M48 family metallopeptidase — its product is MSLEEDILIERFLRNQLSEKEQNDFLDTIANNQNFREKFLLEKQLFETLNEEEWSYAAKIDVTEIEEYTALYRNNADRLKQVIHKATTSNKRKNKIRRLTYFSAVAAVALFALLINFYPQKNQKTINEIYANYSTNELPSLVTRNPNEVDPDLAFAESNFKNKNYQEALIYIDKLLEKDKDNSTLYIYKAISHMELGEYSQAEKNLNSFIHSDLIDSEKGYWYKSLLYLKTKDVNKCKQILQIIIKNSYSKNKEAKQLLEKIANYKT
- the serS gene encoding serine--tRNA ligase, whose translation is MLLAQQIIAHKEEYIAALAKRNFDAAPILEKVINLDEERRATQSKLDNIKADSNKLNKEIGVLFKNGEQQKANILKQKASQIKESMNTLEDRLPKVKAELIELLYTIPNIPHSSVPDGQTDEDNEEVFREGDIPTLEEGALPHWELAKKYDIIDFELGVKITGAGFPVYKGKGARLQRALISYFLDKNTDAGYKEYQVPHLVNEASGYGTGQLPDKEGQMYHVTADDLYLIPTAEVPVTNMFRDDLVNENDLPICCTGYTPCFRREAGSYGAHVRGLNRLHQFDKVEIVRIEKPENSYQALDGMVDHVKEILNELKLPYRILRLCGGDIGFTAALTYDFEVFSTAQDRWLEISSVSNFESYQANRLKLRYKDGNGKNQLAHTLNGSSLALPRVLAGILENYQTPKGIKIPDVLVPYCGFEYID
- a CDS encoding tetratricopeptide repeat protein; its protein translation is MRFIYLCIIFLFAIPMFGQSEQLAKNYVQQGEYEKALSVYKKLHTRNPNRITYLLGLVESHQQLEQFEKAEKILQKQIENKPKNAQLLVELGHHYEVQGNSEKATTYYNKALKVFNSNNVNAAYSLAQTFEKYNLLDQAALIYEKGMASNPGANFNVQLAKIYGEQGKLEKMFDSYLSLLQLQPNYKNIVQRNFNQYITDDPLNNANVIFRKLLIKKLQQNPDIIYNEMLSWLFVQQKDFKKAFVQEKAIYKRKDQGLQGIIGLARIAIGAKDIKSATQILDYILNAPAGNDMKLTAHKIILKAKTDLADKKDYKEIKQQYEEVFETYGKGSQTIGLQIDYAHFLAFNQDNKKEAIEFLKRLLNQERLSRFQSSRAKMKIADILVLDQKFNQALIYYTQVQNALKNNFLAQDARFKVAKTSYYKGDFAWAQTQLDVLKSSTSQLIANDAMELSLIISDNSLEDSTQTALKIFARADLLAFQNKNQEAITKYEEILVNHKGEKIEDEAFLRQAKLFEKEKEFEKAKVNYLKIIEFYPDDILVDDAYYWLAELYVNILGEPEKAKELYEKLIFNHADSIYFVDARKKYRTLRGDAIN
- a CDS encoding DUF4286 family protein, translated to MYIYNVTINIEETKHQEWLSWMKNEHIPDMLATGKFSKALMSKVLVEEEMGGYTYSVQYTTDSKSTLEQYYKVDAERLRAKTNRFAGHFVAFRTELEIISEQ
- the rsmA gene encoding 16S rRNA (adenine(1518)-N(6)/adenine(1519)-N(6))-dimethyltransferase RsmA, whose translation is MSSKFKKNKKQSSNDRVRTEKTAVRAKKHLGQHFLKDENIAKKIGDTLTLNGYTNVIEIGPGMGVLTKYILQKDVDLIAMDLDTESIDYLNTSFPLEHPEIRNGKGAFKVIEADFLKYDLDTLFDNDPFAITGNFPYNISSQIVFKTLEKRKRIPEFTGMFQKEVAQRICEKPGSKAYGILSVLTQAFYNAEYLFTVPPSVFNPPPKVDSGVLRLIRKSNHTLPCDEKLFYKVVKTSFGQRRKTLRNSLKTFQLPDEIKEMEILTKRPEQLSVNQFIELTLLIEKSRI
- the mgtE gene encoding magnesium transporter; this translates as MSFEISDELIDQVKHLIEDVSDTRLQEMLDEIHFADIAEIIGELNLYQATYLIKLLDSEKSSEALMELEEDFRERILENLSVKEIAEELEEMDTDDAADIIAELPEDRAEEVIAEIEDEKHAEDIKELLLYEEDKAGGLMAKELVKVKETWTVAGCVREMRRQAEKVTRVHSIYVIDKEGKLKGRLSLKDLLTAPTKAYIRDVYIPKVDYVNIETEGEEVARIMQKYDLEAIPVVDHETVLVGRITIDDMVDFIKEEAEKDYQMAAGISQDVEADDNVWELTRARLPWLILGLFGGLGSVFIMQDFEDVMTNPRIRDLFFYTPLIAAMAGNVGVQSSAIIVQGLANDNVKGSLWKRLLKEIGLSLINGVALALLVILFGIVMSYEISFSLTIATALMSVIIVAALIGTFVPIILDKRGIDPAIATGPFITTSNDIFGIFLFFYIAKLILGF
- a CDS encoding thioesterase family protein, whose translation is MLPTCIGYRILQKKHWETKTTETIRDTYVWVVLNHFIEYHSPAVEHDELTIQTWIDHHHGAKSERHTKIIKTSTQKVIVTAKTMWCLLHKETLRPTRINKEISTLF
- a CDS encoding cupin domain-containing protein; translation: MEAINIKDKLSQFNKQWHPHRIAMVDNNQVYLAKLSGDFIWHKHDDEDELFQVVKGTLFMKFRDKTVKVNAGEIIVVPKGVEHCPSTENDEEVHVLLFEKASTKHTGEVESERTVSQYIDI
- a CDS encoding Gfo/Idh/MocA family protein, whose product is MNINRRSFIRNIGLIASYSLIPSTHLFSNTPNKKLGVCLVALGNYSTSVLAPALQLTKHCQLTGIVTGTPSKIPIWQKKYNIPDKNVYNYENMDRIADNPDIDVIYIVLPTGLHAKYAIKAANTGKHVWCEKPMAKTEKECQSIISACKKNKVKLSIGYRMQHEPNTQQVIKWATTKPYGNIKEVYAEIGYNVRNPERSWRLDAALGGGTMYDLGVYSLNAARYATAEEPISVVAEQMTTRPDIFTETDETTHFTLEFPSGAIAHGKTSVGHDMHRLRVNTNNGWYQLQPFSMYGGVQGEASDGTLLNTYIENQQAKQMDDDALSIINNTDVLVPGEEGIKDIRIVEAIYKSAKDKKKIKLV